A window from Kovacikia minuta CCNUW1 encodes these proteins:
- a CDS encoding serine/threonine protein kinase yields the protein MSGQILGDRYEVERQIGKQTGRWTLLARDLISDEQVVLKLLFLDEQLEADDLKLFEREVEILKSLSHPSIPRYLGYFEHQLPNDKALVLIQTYVEGKSLEQCLQQRRTFTEVETKQLARALLNILMYLHGRQPAILHRDIKPSNILLANRRAYLVDFGSVKTIRGKEETSSFTVVGTYGYMPPEQFSGRVLPASDLFSLGATLITLIAGNHPSSLPHRGTRIDFSQLPNLSPEYADWLAWLTEPNLEHRVKSAQEALQALEQGRPTIPSPVEKPPDTKISLIKDANSLEVLIPALLGHTNLKIDRQQISLSSKRLGFQSNVQAAPRHRISRLEYRKFPEGSFPDNNESQIVIWAGTESYDLGNNLSPPELDWLAYELSTWLKLPIS from the coding sequence ATGTCAGGTCAAATATTGGGCGATCGCTACGAGGTGGAACGGCAGATCGGTAAACAAACAGGGCGCTGGACCCTGCTTGCCCGCGATCTGATCAGTGATGAGCAAGTTGTGCTCAAACTCCTGTTTCTGGATGAACAACTGGAAGCAGACGACCTGAAGTTGTTTGAGCGTGAAGTTGAAATTCTCAAGTCGCTTTCCCATCCTTCAATTCCACGCTATTTGGGGTATTTTGAGCACCAATTACCCAACGACAAAGCTCTGGTATTGATTCAAACCTATGTCGAAGGTAAATCCCTTGAACAATGTCTCCAGCAGCGGCGGACTTTTACCGAAGTAGAAACCAAGCAACTTGCAAGGGCACTTCTCAATATCCTGATGTATCTGCATGGGCGACAACCCGCCATTTTGCACCGCGACATCAAACCTAGCAATATTTTGCTGGCCAATCGGCGGGCATACCTGGTCGATTTTGGTTCAGTTAAGACAATCCGGGGTAAAGAAGAAACCAGTTCGTTTACCGTAGTTGGAACCTATGGCTATATGCCGCCCGAACAGTTTAGCGGGCGAGTATTACCTGCCTCAGACCTGTTTAGTTTGGGGGCAACCCTGATTACCCTGATCGCAGGCAACCACCCTTCTAGCCTGCCCCATAGGGGAACCAGGATTGATTTCAGCCAGCTTCCTAATCTCAGTCCTGAATATGCCGATTGGCTCGCCTGGTTGACCGAACCGAACCTTGAACACCGCGTCAAATCTGCCCAGGAAGCCCTTCAAGCTTTGGAGCAGGGACGCCCTACTATTCCTTCCCCGGTGGAAAAGCCGCCTGACACCAAAATTTCCTTAATCAAGGATGCAAACAGCCTGGAAGTTCTGATTCCCGCACTTCTAGGACACACCAACCTCAAAATCGATCGCCAGCAAATTTCGTTGAGTAGCAAGCGTCTGGGGTTTCAATCCAATGTGCAGGCAGCCCCCCGCCACAGAATCAGCCGACTGGAGTATCGTAAATTTCCCGAAGGCAGCTTTCCCGATAACAACGAATCTCAGATTGTGATCTGGGCAGGGACAGAAAGCTATGACCTGGGAAACAATTTGTCGCCACCAGAACTGGACTGGCTAGCTTATGAGCTTTCTACCTGGTTAAAGCTGCCGATTAGTTAA
- the infB gene encoding translation initiation factor IF-2, with the protein MNSGKVRIYELSKELNLDNKDLLAVCEQLNISVKSHSSTITDSEAERIRAAAQKQAASRPSSAKPAQPRQGHSQNTESRSKAPAPVQKKQQILEIRKPAIRQQVQSPEPPVPPSYAGPQSVEEPPAPTPTPVKLPPSRPMELPEDVVAVAAELALEPVELAPVDVPEQESSPEPEPIAVETDGVEAPVEISGQPELSGPPVRPSAAASAPKASLSSRPVLRRAQPDQASQEGKDISEGAAARDSSKPARLPRGEATPAPKAPARSAPGNRPDPNKPSVDRPTPRPQTIVELRRPRPVRPGDDVAAREEQPSARSGDGGEVAELILKPNRPKPAAGDAAAPTGTEVQLHRPIPPRAAKKGKNWQEEEEDVREFPEKAKVATKGKRRTQPSLDEDEEELENILDKNVDAPMQVSLSLVRPAKPKSLRQTQVKPPAAITPKARRQSVSRDRRDRREEAKLEKPTKVVMTGSLTVQELSALLMVPETEIIRTLFMKGIAATVTQTLDIPTATMVAEELGIEVETGEKEAEARKVTEMLDASDLENLQRRPPVVTIMGHVDHGKTTLLDSIRKTKVAQGEAGGITQHIGAYHVDVEHNGQIQQVVFLDTPGHEAFTAMRARGARVTDIAVLVVAADDGVRPQTIEAISHAKAAEVPIVVAINKVDKEEAQPDRVKQELTEFGLVPEEWGGDTIMVPVSAITGDNLDTLLEMLLLVAEVEDLYANPDRAAKGTVIEAHLDKAKGPVATLLIQNGTLHVGDILVAGSALGKVRAMVNDRLQRVREATPSFAVEVLGLSDVPAAGDEFLVFGDEKEARSVASARLDEQRQTRLLRALASRPVSLNTFSERAQEGELKELNLVLKADVQGSVEAILGALKELPQKEVQVRVLHAAPGEVSETDVDLAAASSAVIIGFNTTLATGARQAADRVGVDVREYNIIYNLLDDIQAAMEGLLEPELIEEALGQAEVRAVFPVGRGAVAGCYVQLGKVVRNSKVRVRRNGAVIHEGNLDSLKRMKEDTREVNTGYECGIGLDNFNAWETGDVIESYRMISKRRTLSK; encoded by the coding sequence ATGAACAGCGGCAAAGTCAGAATTTACGAACTTTCAAAGGAATTAAATTTGGATAACAAAGATCTATTAGCAGTTTGTGAACAGCTAAATATTTCAGTGAAGAGTCACAGCAGTACGATTACTGACTCAGAGGCTGAGCGAATTCGAGCCGCTGCTCAAAAGCAAGCTGCCAGCCGCCCGTCGTCTGCCAAGCCTGCTCAACCTCGCCAGGGGCATTCCCAAAACACTGAATCTAGGTCAAAGGCTCCTGCGCCTGTTCAGAAGAAGCAGCAAATTTTGGAGATTCGCAAACCTGCGATTCGTCAGCAGGTTCAAAGCCCTGAGCCACCCGTTCCGCCTAGCTATGCTGGACCTCAATCTGTTGAGGAGCCACCCGCGCCAACGCCAACACCTGTGAAACTCCCCCCCAGTCGTCCTATGGAGCTTCCTGAGGATGTAGTTGCAGTGGCAGCGGAGCTTGCGCTGGAACCAGTAGAGCTTGCACCAGTTGATGTGCCAGAACAAGAAAGTTCGCCAGAGCCGGAGCCGATCGCGGTTGAAACGGACGGAGTGGAAGCTCCTGTAGAAATTTCTGGGCAGCCGGAGCTTTCAGGTCCACCGGTAAGACCCAGTGCAGCGGCAAGTGCTCCTAAAGCCAGCCTGTCCAGCCGTCCTGTTTTGCGACGCGCTCAGCCCGATCAAGCTTCGCAAGAAGGAAAAGATATTTCAGAAGGCGCTGCTGCGCGAGATTCTTCTAAACCAGCGCGGCTGCCGAGAGGCGAAGCTACTCCCGCGCCCAAGGCTCCTGCACGATCGGCTCCTGGAAATCGCCCGGACCCGAACAAACCTTCTGTCGATCGCCCCACTCCTCGCCCTCAAACAATTGTGGAGTTGCGCCGTCCTCGTCCTGTTCGTCCAGGAGATGATGTGGCTGCCAGAGAAGAGCAGCCATCAGCTCGGAGTGGCGATGGGGGTGAAGTGGCTGAATTGATTTTGAAGCCGAACCGACCAAAACCTGCCGCAGGGGATGCTGCTGCTCCCACGGGTACCGAGGTTCAACTGCATCGACCGATTCCTCCCCGCGCTGCCAAGAAAGGAAAGAATTGGCAGGAAGAGGAAGAGGATGTGCGGGAATTTCCCGAAAAAGCGAAGGTGGCGACTAAAGGTAAGCGTCGCACTCAACCCTCTCTGGATGAAGATGAGGAGGAACTCGAAAACATTCTTGATAAGAATGTGGATGCACCGATGCAGGTTAGCCTGTCTCTGGTTCGTCCTGCGAAGCCCAAATCTCTCCGCCAGACCCAGGTAAAACCTCCAGCAGCCATTACTCCAAAGGCAAGAAGGCAGTCAGTATCGCGCGATCGTCGCGATCGTCGTGAAGAAGCAAAGCTTGAGAAGCCTACGAAAGTTGTCATGACTGGAAGTTTGACCGTGCAGGAACTCTCCGCGCTCCTGATGGTGCCCGAAACCGAAATCATTCGGACATTATTTATGAAAGGAATTGCGGCAACTGTCACCCAAACCCTTGACATTCCCACTGCCACAATGGTGGCTGAGGAGCTTGGCATAGAAGTTGAGACGGGTGAGAAAGAAGCGGAAGCCCGTAAGGTCACTGAAATGCTTGATGCTTCGGATCTGGAAAATCTCCAGCGCCGTCCTCCAGTGGTGACAATTATGGGACACGTTGACCACGGTAAAACCACTTTGCTGGATTCGATCCGTAAAACCAAGGTGGCCCAGGGAGAAGCGGGTGGAATCACCCAACACATTGGGGCGTATCACGTCGATGTGGAGCACAATGGGCAAATTCAACAGGTTGTCTTTTTGGATACTCCTGGTCACGAGGCGTTTACCGCTATGCGTGCACGGGGAGCGCGGGTTACGGATATTGCAGTTTTGGTGGTGGCTGCCGACGATGGGGTGCGCCCCCAGACCATTGAGGCAATCAGCCACGCAAAAGCGGCAGAAGTTCCCATTGTGGTTGCGATTAACAAAGTTGATAAGGAAGAAGCCCAACCTGATCGGGTGAAGCAGGAGCTGACCGAATTTGGGCTGGTTCCTGAGGAGTGGGGCGGTGACACCATTATGGTGCCTGTCAGCGCTATCACGGGCGATAATCTTGATACGCTGTTGGAAATGCTGCTGCTGGTCGCTGAGGTTGAAGACCTCTATGCGAATCCGGATCGTGCTGCCAAGGGAACTGTGATCGAAGCTCACCTGGACAAAGCCAAGGGACCGGTTGCTACCTTATTGATTCAAAATGGCACCCTGCATGTAGGAGATATTCTGGTTGCAGGTTCCGCTTTGGGTAAGGTGCGGGCAATGGTGAACGATCGCCTCCAACGGGTTAGGGAAGCTACCCCCTCGTTTGCTGTGGAGGTTCTGGGCTTAAGTGACGTTCCAGCAGCAGGCGACGAATTTCTGGTCTTCGGCGATGAGAAGGAAGCCCGCTCCGTTGCTTCTGCCCGTTTGGATGAGCAACGGCAAACTCGCCTGCTTAGAGCACTTGCCTCTCGCCCGGTCAGCCTGAACACATTTTCAGAGCGGGCGCAGGAAGGGGAGCTGAAAGAGCTTAATCTGGTGCTTAAGGCAGACGTACAAGGCTCGGTAGAAGCAATTCTGGGAGCATTGAAGGAACTGCCTCAAAAAGAAGTTCAGGTTCGCGTTTTGCATGCTGCTCCAGGAGAGGTAAGCGAAACAGATGTGGATTTGGCCGCAGCCAGTAGTGCCGTTATTATCGGGTTTAATACAACCCTGGCAACGGGAGCACGGCAGGCAGCGGATCGGGTTGGCGTAGATGTGCGGGAGTACAACATCATCTACAACCTGCTTGATGATATTCAGGCGGCAATGGAAGGTCTGTTAGAACCTGAGCTAATTGAAGAAGCACTGGGGCAAGCGGAAGTTCGCGCTGTCTTCCCTGTCGGGCGTGGTGCGGTGGCAGGGTGTTACGTTCAGTTGGGCAAGGTCGTTCGGAACTCGAAGGTGCGTGTTCGACGGAATGGTGCTGTGATTCATGAAGGGAATCTAGATTCCTTGAAACGGATGAAGGAAGACACCAGGGAAGTCAACACTGGCTACGAGTGCGGTATTGGTCTTGACAATTTCAACGCCTGGGAAACAGGTGATGTGATTGAGTCCTACCGTATGATTTCGAAGCGACGCACGTTGTCAAAATAA
- a CDS encoding YlxR family protein, with protein sequence MEPNYRRCVSCRRLAHRSEFWRIVRVHPTQAVALDQGMGRSAYLCPQSGCLQAAQRKNRLGRVLKAPVPESIYQVLWQRLTKSEASK encoded by the coding sequence ATGGAACCTAACTACCGCCGCTGTGTGAGTTGTCGTAGGCTCGCCCATCGGAGTGAATTTTGGCGAATCGTGAGGGTTCATCCAACTCAGGCGGTAGCCCTGGATCAAGGCATGGGGCGATCGGCGTATCTTTGTCCCCAAAGCGGTTGCTTACAGGCAGCCCAGCGAAAAAATAGACTCGGGCGGGTTCTCAAAGCCCCCGTGCCCGAATCAATCTATCAAGTCCTCTGGCAACGTCTAACAAAGTCTGAAGCGTCTAAATGA
- the nusA gene encoding transcription termination factor NusA — MSMVTLPGLRDMIDNISRERNLPKLAVQAALREALLKGYERYRRTQRMDSATFDEDYFTNFEVELDVEEEGFRVLATKTIVEEVSNPDHEISLQEVREVAEEAQPGQEVVLDVTPDQGDFGRMAAIQTKQVLAQKLRDQQRKLVQEEFQDLEGTVLQARVLRFERQSVIMAVNSGFGQPEVEAELLKRDQLPNDNYRANATFRVLLKKVSEGSHRGPQLLVSRADAGLVVYLFANEVPEIEDEIVRIVAVAREANPPSRFVGPRTKIAVDTLERDVDPVGACIGARGSRIQVVVNELRGEKIDVIRWSPDPATYIANALSPARVDEVRLVDPEGRQAHILVPEDQLSLAIGKEGQNVRLAARLTGWKIDIKDSAKYDYEAENSKIAAALEARREAQSAYYEETELEDEELEDEELEELEGEELEELEDEALEAENPPVSVEDPDQEPDDGDKPAAAVMEGNALE, encoded by the coding sequence ATGTCAATGGTCACCCTACCTGGCCTCAGAGACATGATCGACAACATTAGTCGGGAACGTAACTTACCCAAGTTAGCAGTTCAGGCTGCGTTGCGAGAAGCTCTGCTGAAGGGATACGAACGTTACCGCCGCACTCAGCGGATGGACAGTGCCACATTCGACGAAGACTACTTCACCAACTTTGAAGTGGAACTGGATGTAGAAGAAGAAGGATTCCGCGTCCTGGCGACCAAAACCATTGTTGAAGAAGTCAGCAATCCTGACCATGAGATTTCTTTGCAGGAAGTTCGGGAAGTTGCCGAAGAAGCACAGCCTGGGCAGGAGGTGGTTTTAGATGTCACCCCCGATCAGGGGGACTTTGGTCGCATGGCAGCAATTCAGACCAAACAAGTTCTAGCCCAAAAATTACGGGATCAGCAACGCAAGCTCGTCCAAGAAGAGTTTCAAGATCTGGAAGGCACAGTTCTCCAGGCAAGGGTTTTACGATTTGAGCGGCAATCTGTGATCATGGCGGTGAATAGTGGTTTCGGACAACCAGAGGTAGAAGCCGAACTGCTGAAGCGAGACCAGCTCCCCAATGATAACTACCGGGCAAATGCTACCTTCAGGGTTCTTTTAAAGAAAGTCTCGGAAGGTTCCCACCGGGGACCGCAACTTCTGGTATCCAGAGCCGATGCGGGCTTAGTTGTCTATCTATTTGCCAATGAGGTACCCGAAATTGAGGATGAAATCGTTCGGATTGTGGCAGTTGCCAGGGAAGCCAATCCCCCTTCTCGCTTTGTTGGACCCCGTACCAAAATTGCCGTAGATACATTGGAACGGGATGTAGACCCGGTTGGAGCGTGTATTGGGGCAAGGGGATCTCGAATCCAGGTCGTCGTAAATGAGCTGCGGGGAGAGAAGATTGATGTGATTCGCTGGTCCCCGGACCCGGCCACGTACATTGCTAATGCGCTCAGCCCAGCACGGGTGGACGAAGTCCGATTGGTTGATCCTGAAGGTAGACAGGCACACATTTTGGTTCCAGAAGATCAACTGAGTCTGGCGATCGGAAAAGAGGGGCAAAACGTTCGTCTGGCTGCTCGCCTCACAGGTTGGAAGATTGATATCAAGGATTCTGCCAAATACGATTATGAAGCAGAAAACAGCAAAATTGCTGCCGCCCTTGAAGCCCGTCGGGAAGCCCAAAGTGCTTACTATGAAGAAACTGAACTCGAGGATGAAGAACTTGAAGATGAAGAACTCGAAGAACTTGAAGGCGAAGAACTCGAAGAACTTGAAGATGAAGCATTAGAAGCAGAGAACCCCCCGGTCAGCGTCGAAGACCCGGATCAGGAACCTGATGATGGAGATAAGCCAGCTGCTGCTGTGATGGAAGGAAACGCTCTGGAGTAA
- the rimP gene encoding ribosome maturation factor RimP, whose amino-acid sequence MAHPLIPKILDLATPVADALGFRVVGAVFHTNQHPPILRIDISNPDRDTSLEDCEQMSRALEPILDADEILPDAYVLEVSSPGISRVLTSDREFVSFKGFPVIVTTSEPYAGQQEWTGQLIGRDETTIHLNQKGRAIAIPRDRIAKVQLNEKR is encoded by the coding sequence ATGGCTCATCCCCTGATCCCTAAAATTCTTGACCTAGCTACCCCTGTAGCAGATGCTTTGGGTTTCCGGGTGGTTGGGGCGGTGTTTCATACCAATCAACATCCTCCCATTCTGCGAATTGATATTAGCAATCCCGATCGCGATACTAGCCTCGAAGATTGTGAGCAGATGAGCCGTGCCCTAGAACCTATCTTGGACGCAGATGAGATTCTCCCCGATGCCTATGTGCTAGAAGTCTCTAGTCCTGGAATTTCCCGAGTTCTGACGAGCGATCGGGAGTTTGTGTCCTTCAAAGGGTTCCCTGTAATTGTGACAACCTCAGAACCTTACGCCGGACAACAGGAATGGACAGGCCAATTGATTGGTCGAGATGAAACCACGATTCACCTCAACCAAAAAGGTCGGGCGATCGCCATTCCCCGCGATCGGATTGCCAAAGTTCAGCTAAACGAAAAACGGTGA
- the rpmI gene encoding 50S ribosomal protein L35 translates to MPKLKTRKAAAKRLRASGTGKIMRRKTFRSHLLEHKSASRKRRLAGMAVVNERDEANVRLMLPYL, encoded by the coding sequence ATGCCTAAGCTGAAGACCCGCAAAGCCGCTGCTAAGCGGTTAAGAGCCAGTGGAACAGGAAAAATTATGCGCCGTAAGACTTTTAGAAGTCACTTGCTAGAGCATAAGAGCGCTTCTCGGAAGCGCCGCTTGGCAGGAATGGCGGTTGTCAACGAACGGGACGAGGCAAATGTCCGTCTGATGCTTCCCTATCTTTAA
- the rplT gene encoding 50S ribosomal protein L20 — protein MARVKRGNVARKRRNKILKLAKGFRGSHSRLFRTANQQVMKALRNAYRDRRKRKRDFRRLWITRINAATRQHGISYSQFMGGLKKANIQINRKMLAQMAILDPAGFEKVLSLVSQSVQKKSA, from the coding sequence ATGGCACGGGTAAAGCGCGGCAATGTTGCTCGTAAACGCCGCAATAAAATTTTGAAGCTGGCAAAAGGGTTCCGGGGTTCCCATTCTCGTCTGTTTCGAACAGCTAACCAGCAAGTAATGAAGGCATTGCGCAATGCCTACCGAGATCGCCGCAAGCGCAAGCGCGATTTTCGTCGCCTCTGGATTACCCGCATCAATGCTGCCACTCGGCAACATGGGATTAGCTATAGCCAGTTTATGGGTGGGCTTAAGAAAGCAAACATCCAAATTAACCGCAAGATGCTGGCCCAGATGGCAATTCTTGATCCCGCTGGGTTCGAGAAGGTGTTGAGTCTGGTCAGTCAATCTGTTCAGAAGAAATCTGCTTAG
- a CDS encoding transporter substrate-binding domain-containing protein, translated as MGNGLSPLKIPILAEPHRVPCWFLPILSFGLVGLTGWVPAIAHAEELKTIQDRGQLVIAVKDNLPPLGFRSADGALQGLEIDIAKRLAQDLVGKSNAFVLKPVLNQDRLQVVLSGQADIVIARVTMTVARSRVVSFSTPYYVDGTALVTKDPTIRSPFDLTNQTIAVLDRSSTVDTVRNRLPGAKLVGVASYEAARSLLEKGEATAFAADASLLSGWVQEFPQYRLLTPTLSVEPLCIVIPKGLQYEELRQKINEALARWQREGWLQERVAFWKLP; from the coding sequence ATGGGTAATGGGTTGAGTCCATTAAAAATTCCAATCCTGGCAGAACCTCATCGGGTTCCTTGCTGGTTCCTTCCAATTCTGAGTTTTGGTTTAGTTGGGCTGACAGGGTGGGTCCCTGCGATCGCCCATGCGGAGGAACTCAAAACTATTCAAGATCGCGGACAATTGGTTATTGCGGTTAAGGACAATCTGCCCCCACTGGGATTTAGGTCAGCAGATGGGGCGTTGCAGGGGTTAGAAATTGATATCGCCAAACGGTTGGCTCAGGATCTGGTAGGGAAATCGAATGCCTTTGTCTTGAAGCCCGTGCTGAATCAGGATCGGCTTCAAGTCGTTTTAAGTGGGCAGGCGGATATCGTGATTGCCAGGGTGACTATGACCGTTGCCCGATCGCGCGTTGTTAGCTTCAGTACTCCCTATTATGTGGATGGGACTGCTCTTGTCACAAAAGATCCAACGATTCGAAGTCCGTTTGATCTCACAAACCAGACGATTGCCGTACTGGATCGCTCCAGCACGGTAGATACGGTTCGCAATCGTTTGCCAGGGGCTAAACTTGTTGGCGTAGCCTCCTACGAAGCAGCGCGATCGCTTCTGGAGAAAGGGGAGGCAACGGCCTTTGCCGCTGATGCCAGCCTATTAAGTGGTTGGGTACAGGAGTTTCCTCAATATCGCCTGCTAACCCCGACCCTTTCGGTTGAACCCCTGTGCATCGTAATTCCCAAAGGGCTTCAGTATGAGGAATTGCGGCAAAAAATCAATGAAGCCCTGGCTCGCTGGCAAAGGGAGGGGTGGTTGCAGGAGCGGGTGGCTTTTTGGAAGCTACCGTGA
- a CDS encoding tetratricopeptide repeat protein, whose protein sequence is MDTSFPVIYVSLLLGLLSISAVFLFRQILKTRRVEKALNKLQSKLNKEKGTPVEYYELGSIYLNKKLYSQAISLFQKALKLEDLPEEESPPIYNALGYAYFAQEQYDLAIRQYKEALKIDPTYVTALNNIGHAYERKQLTTQALEAYEQALALDSNNTTAKRRSDSLRKRLVPSA, encoded by the coding sequence ATGGACACGTCATTTCCAGTTATTTACGTTTCCCTGTTGCTTGGATTGCTTTCAATTTCGGCTGTATTTTTGTTTCGTCAGATTCTGAAAACGCGTCGGGTAGAAAAAGCGCTCAATAAGCTGCAATCCAAGTTGAATAAGGAAAAAGGAACGCCCGTAGAATATTATGAGCTAGGTAGCATTTACCTGAATAAAAAATTGTATAGTCAGGCGATTTCTCTTTTTCAGAAAGCATTGAAATTAGAGGATTTGCCTGAGGAAGAGAGTCCGCCCATTTATAATGCGCTTGGCTATGCTTACTTTGCCCAAGAACAGTATGATCTGGCAATTCGGCAGTATAAGGAAGCCTTAAAAATTGACCCAACCTATGTTACAGCCCTGAATAATATTGGGCATGCCTACGAGCGTAAACAGCTGACAACTCAGGCGTTAGAGGCTTATGAACAAGCTTTAGCGCTTGATTCCAACAACACAACCGCAAAGCGCCGATCGGATTCATTACGGAAGCGACTGGTGCCCTCAGCGTAG
- a CDS encoding adenylate/guanylate cyclase domain-containing protein: MGLESDQIPLQGHRTLAAIVFSDVVNFGGIMSADEEHALKLVQRDVELMTRVCEQHEGRVLKFTGDGLLMYFHSAVQAVACALETQKAIAAAAADLPSEDILQHRIGIHLGDVFVSDDDVMGDGVNIAARLQSEAEPGGICLSQIVYDVVKKRIALQATYLGPRELKHIQEAVPIYQIVLAAHTKTTLPDESARLTREMELEPDLIEPTTISRESFSSPPTTISGQPFSSPPTTISGQPFSSPPTTISREPFSSPPTTISGQPFSSPVKPEPLRLAEETRKELERILTRRIGPIAAVILQQTLNQVVNYQELVNRLVTHLPEAEQFPFRESAHRLLQRELADSQDRFCQHSVGAEIPYQTTTAPQPNSEWGGVAAIDREFVKRCERELAKAIGPIAIVIVQRTLAQQPNLSRPQLVASLAKHLTNPQAIQAFHHQLL; the protein is encoded by the coding sequence ATGGGACTTGAGTCAGACCAGATACCGCTTCAAGGGCATCGAACGCTTGCCGCGATCGTCTTCTCTGACGTGGTAAATTTTGGCGGCATTATGTCTGCTGATGAGGAACATGCGCTAAAGCTGGTGCAGCGAGATGTGGAACTGATGACTCGCGTTTGTGAGCAACATGAGGGGCGAGTCCTCAAATTTACAGGTGATGGGTTACTCATGTATTTTCACAGTGCTGTACAGGCAGTTGCCTGTGCCCTGGAAACGCAGAAGGCGATCGCGGCGGCAGCAGCGGATTTGCCCTCTGAAGACATCCTCCAGCATCGAATTGGAATTCATTTGGGGGATGTGTTTGTCAGTGATGATGATGTGATGGGCGATGGCGTTAACATTGCTGCCCGTTTGCAATCGGAAGCAGAACCTGGAGGAATTTGCCTGTCCCAGATTGTGTATGACGTGGTGAAGAAGCGCATTGCATTACAGGCAACCTATTTAGGACCGCGTGAACTCAAACATATTCAGGAAGCGGTTCCAATCTACCAAATTGTCCTGGCTGCCCATACCAAAACCACCTTGCCGGATGAGTCAGCCCGCCTGACAAGGGAAATGGAGCTAGAACCAGACCTCATCGAGCCAACCACGATTTCCAGGGAATCATTTTCCAGCCCGCCCACCACCATTTCTGGACAACCATTTTCCAGCCCACCCACCACCATTTCTGGACAACCATTTTCCAGCCCACCCACCACCATTTCCAGGGAACCGTTTTCCAGCCCACCCACCACCATTTCTGGGCAACCATTTTCCAGCCCAGTCAAGCCTGAACCGTTGAGGCTTGCAGAGGAAACCAGGAAAGAACTGGAGCGGATTCTGACCAGGAGGATTGGTCCGATCGCCGCAGTCATTCTGCAACAAACCTTAAACCAGGTCGTTAATTATCAAGAACTGGTGAATCGCCTGGTTACTCACCTACCTGAAGCTGAGCAATTCCCCTTCCGGGAGAGTGCCCATCGTTTGTTGCAGCGTGAACTTGCGGATTCTCAAGACAGGTTCTGTCAGCATTCGGTTGGGGCTGAAATTCCCTACCAGACGACAACGGCACCCCAGCCCAACTCAGAATGGGGAGGGGTTGCTGCCATCGATCGGGAGTTTGTCAAACGCTGCGAACGGGAATTAGCGAAAGCCATTGGACCGATCGCCATTGTTATTGTTCAACGAACTCTTGCTCAACAGCCCAACCTTTCGCGTCCCCAATTGGTTGCCTCTCTCGCAAAACACCTGACTAATCCCCAAGCCATTCAAGCCTTCCATCACCAACTACTTTAA